The nucleotide sequence TATTCAAATTATATTTAACACAATCATCATAGGAACTTTGGCCATCATAAATCATCATATTTAATGTCTTCATATTATATTTTTTTATAATATCTTCATTATCTTTTAATGCACTGCTGCTGTTATACAAAAAAACTATATTATCCGAACTTTTAATTCTAGAATCCAATTCACTTTTATCGCTTATATCCTTATTCATATCTATCGTATTGAGCCCACTATTCCTTGTAAAATAATTTAGTCCATCTTCACTTGTCAAGAAAGTATATCCACTTAAACTATCAGTTATACTATTTAATTGCTTCTTATAGTCATCAATATTTTTCAAAGTAGCTGCAAAATTTTTTTCATAAATATCCCTATTTTTAGGGTCTCTATCTTCTATGGAATTTTTTATATTCATAAGTACTACCCTGTAGTTATCCATATTCATTAAATAATATGGATTATTTCTAATTACAGTATCATTTACCTTGACTTCTTTGTCATATGAAATAATTTTGACTCCTCTTGATACATTTATAGGACTAACATTACTTTTATTTAATTTATCAACAAAACTATCAATCCATGGTTCAAAGCCGACTCCCATATAAATAAGTAAATCGTTTTTAGCAATATTATTTAAACTGTCATTCGTAAATTTAAAATTCAACTCATCAGATCTATTTTTAAATATATAACTTATGTTGTGTCTATCTTTTACTATATCTTTAACTGTATAATATAATAACTTATCAGTAGTTACTATATTAAGTTCCGTATCTTTTCTCATTTCCATTTGAGTTACATTATCTTTAGCATTCATTTTATCACTTTGAGTTCTGTATTCACATCCAGTAAATATTAATATATATATCATGAGGAATATTGAAATAGTCTTTTTCAAATTATCCACCTCTTACTATAAAAATATAAATATACAAACTATATTTTACATAATATAACTTTGTAATGCAAATATATAATTTTTATATACATTATAAAACAATAATATCATCTTATTCAGAACATATTGCAGAACAACTTCATATATATTTTACATAAATTATAATTATGCTAAAATATAATAAGAGTTTTAGAAATATCATATGAGGTGACTTTTATGGAGTTTATTACAAAATCAGTAACAGAAACTGTAGAACTTGGAATTAAATTAGGAAACTTACTTAACCAGGGTGATATTATATGTTTAAATGGTGACCTTGGCACAGGTAAAACACATTTTACAAAAGGATTAGCAAAAGGGCTTAACATAACTGACGAAATAACAAGTCCTACATTTAATATAGTAAACGAATATGAAGGAAGATTAAAATTATATCATTTTGATGTTTATAGAGTAAATGATCCCGATGAAATAGAGGCGATAGGTTTTGATGAATACATTTTTAGCGATGCAGTAAGCATAATAGAATGGTCAAGTTTTATACGAGAATTAATTCCGGACGAACACATAAGCATAGAAATAAAAAAGATACCTGAGGATAATATAAACTTCAGAAAAATAATAATAAAATATAATGGCAGTA is from Clostridium fermenticellae and encodes:
- the tsaE gene encoding tRNA (adenosine(37)-N6)-threonylcarbamoyltransferase complex ATPase subunit type 1 TsaE; this translates as MEFITKSVTETVELGIKLGNLLNQGDIICLNGDLGTGKTHFTKGLAKGLNITDEITSPTFNIVNEYEGRLKLYHFDVYRVNDPDEIEAIGFDEYIFSDAVSIIEWSSFIRELIPDEHISIEIKKIPEDNINFRKIIIKYNGSRYNYIKELN
- a CDS encoding metal ABC transporter substrate-binding protein, which translates into the protein MKKTISIFLMIYILIFTGCEYRTQSDKMNAKDNVTQMEMRKDTELNIVTTDKLLYYTVKDIVKDRHNISYIFKNRSDELNFKFTNDSLNNIAKNDLLIYMGVGFEPWIDSFVDKLNKSNVSPINVSRGVKIISYDKEVKVNDTVIRNNPYYLMNMDNYRVVLMNIKNSIEDRDPKNRDIYEKNFAATLKNIDDYKKQLNSITDSLSGYTFLTSEDGLNYFTRNSGLNTIDMNKDISDKSELDSRIKSSDNIVFLYNSSSALKDNEDIIKKYNMKTLNMMIYDGQSSYDDCVKYNLNSFKNFYSSIQSDKK